Proteins encoded together in one Candidatus Methylomirabilis sp. window:
- a CDS encoding DUF6529 family protein, which produces MDFVFWKSVATTAVFVLALGNVLTILQVLGKHQLLPLSPMALSRWHRVQGDAALVIFFGVAYYCLTEATVDPHSRRVFAHVVLGWLTLLLVAAKVATSRWLPRLGRLLNPLGVALFLATAGTFATSALWYWLAELWGIDIRY; this is translated from the coding sequence ATGGATTTCGTCTTCTGGAAGAGTGTGGCCACGACGGCGGTCTTTGTCCTGGCCCTCGGCAACGTCCTGACGATCCTCCAGGTGCTGGGCAAGCACCAGCTTCTCCCGCTGAGCCCGATGGCCCTCTCCCGGTGGCATCGCGTCCAGGGGGACGCGGCCCTCGTGATCTTTTTCGGCGTGGCCTACTATTGCCTGACCGAAGCCACCGTGGATCCGCACTCCCGGCGGGTCTTTGCCCACGTGGTCCTGGGATGGCTCACGCTCTTGCTGGTCGCGGCAAAGGTCGCGACGAGCCGGTGGCTGCCTCGCCTCGGCCGTCTCCTGAATCCCCTGGGGGTGGCCCTCTTCCTCGCCACCGCGGGCACCTTCGCCACGTCCGCCCTCTGGTACTGGCTTGCGGAGCTCTGGGGCATCGACATCCGCTACTGA